The Drosophila gunungcola strain Sukarami chromosome 2L unlocalized genomic scaffold, Dgunungcola_SK_2 000007F, whole genome shotgun sequence genome includes a region encoding these proteins:
- the LOC128253210 gene encoding pickpocket protein 19-like, translating into MSKKKKFYCRFFFGVLTNTTNNSSSLAIKAMLLLHRINHKMFSRPNGKVKRVVPVGTRRESRCALKSNNLKSSNEAGWMVLLNCYITRSHIHGLYLLLLPTMRKRMRILWSIAMICACSVLLYVSYLLGERYQNKQFKTIVAHSHASIHHISFPVVIICNKNRLNWSRLPEIRKRYKITEPQEKLFDRILTAYDGLSFHEFNVFDSLHGEHLDDLNHLNFTQIVTEMSWRCDEILADCVWQTAPRNCCKLFRPRRLPLGYCLAFNELEQRRGTETGINTGLLLRLLLQKAHHAPDNPESKGFLLTVVEASVWFGFPIDLVPHTRTNVAVTAVYHYFDESTLRLPTRWRRCVMDYEQDSEHFQTLEGQKYMLENCQAQCQQRYLLRYCNCSLDLFYPPSEFAACRLKDLPCLASHNRLLQNFEQPGEHPYVHREESGLLCDCLHNCRSLTLITDLRKNVQQPWLKPNSNISESMWLNVYFKKPSMLVYKTNLIYTWVDLIVSFGGIFQLCLGCSIISLIEFMFFAFFRVPQLYWKRFMNTN; encoded by the exons atgtcaaaaaaaaaaaagttctattgccgattttttttcggtgtgtTAACCAATACAACCAATAATTCATCGAGCCTGGCTATAAAAGCTATGCTCCTGCTGCACAGAATTAATCATAAAATGTTTTCGCGTCCAAATGGTAAAGTCAAGCGAGTTGTGCCAGTTGGTACACGGAGGGAGAGTCGGTGCGCTTTAAagtcaaacaatttaaaatcaagCAATGAAGCCGGTTGGATGGTCCTGCTCAACTGCTACATAACCAGATCACACATACACGGATTGTATTTGCTCCTTTTGCCGACGATGCGGAAACGTATGCG GATTCTGTGGTCCATAGCTATGATCTGCGCCTGCAGTGTACTACTCTACGTTAGCTATTTGCTGGGGGAGCGTTACCAAAACAAGCAGTTTAAGACAATTGTAGCCCATTCGCATGCCTCCATTCATCATATCTCCTTTCCAGTAGTTATCATCTGCAACAAGAACCGACTTAACTGGTCTCGACTGCCTGAAATCAGAAAGAGATATAAGATTACAGAGCCCCAAGAGAAACTTTTTGATCGAATTCTTACCGCCTACGACGGTTTAAGTTTTCATGAATTCAACGTATTCGATTCCTTGCATGGAGAACACCTGGACGATCTCAATCACTTGAACTTCACACAAATTGTTACTGAGATGTCCTGGAGATGTGACGAAATCCTCGCTGACTGTGTCTGGCAAACAGCGCCTCGAAATTGCTGTAAGCTTTTTCGTCCCCGACGCCTACCCCTTGGGTATTGTCTGGCATTCAACGAGCTAGAGCAGCGAAGGGGCACAGAGACTGGCATTAACACGGGGCTGCTTCTGAGGCTGTTACTTCAAAAAGCTCATCATGCTCCGGATAATCCGGAATCTAAAGGCTTTTTG TTGACGGTGGTGGAAGCCTCGGTGTGGTTCGGGTTCCCAATCGATCTGGTGCCTCACACCCGCACCAATGTTGCCGTTACAGCGGTATATCACTACTTCGACGAAAGCACATTAAGACTGCCGACGCGGTGGCGGCGTTGTGTAATGGACTATGAGCAGGACAGCGAGCACTTTCAGACTCTGGAAGGGCAGAAGTACATGCTGGAGAACTGTCAGGCTCAGTGCCAGCAGCGGTACCTACTACGATACTGCAACTGCTCCCTGGACCTGTTTTATCCGCCATCTGAATTTGCCGCCTGTCGACTGAAAGACCTACCTTGCCTGGCGTCCCACAACCGCCTGCTACAAAACTTCGAGCAGCCTGGAGAGCATCCTTATGTGCACAGGGAAGAGTCTGGCCTGCTTTGCGACTGCCTCCATAACTGCAGGTCCCTGACCCTGATTACTGATTTGCGCAAGAACGTCCAGCAGCCCTGGCTGAAACCCAACTCAAACATTAGCGAAAGCATGTGGCTTAACGTGTACTTCAAGAAACCATCCATGCTGGTCTacaaaacaaacttaatttaCACCTGGGTGGACCTGATTG tttcttttggaggaatttttcaactttgCTTGGGATGCTCTATTATTAGTCTCATCGAGTTTATGTTCTTCGCATTTTTCAGGGTACCACAACTATATTGGAAGCGTTTTAtgaacacaaattaa